A single window of Nicotiana tomentosiformis chromosome 1, ASM39032v3, whole genome shotgun sequence DNA harbors:
- the LOC104097572 gene encoding kinesin-like protein KIN-1, whose product MSNMKVCALFRPLNSKELSEFRDAVSVQGITSESFVIKDEKEQEFDFTFDRVFYQGSEQADIYEFLALPIVQGAVDAINGTIINYGQTGAGKTYSMEGPSILDCESKNKGLLQRVVDGLFMAIMNSEKPIKYTIKLSMVEIYMEKVRDLLDLSKDNIQIKESKVHGIILSGATEVAISDSAEALQNLSSGIANRAVGETQMNMSSSRSHCLYIFTVHQELTKDKRTKFGKLILVDLAGSEKVDKTGAEGKILEEAKTINQSLTALGKVINAMTSSAPGKPTHIPYRDSKLTRILQDSLGGYSQTALLCCCSPSPYNASESLSTLRFGARAKHIKASVHVSCKEDLDNNKEATVSTNGDESRERILAKLRVRMTAEDVQLLEELFVLEGIFYDPNSVEEIEAAYEDITSRTISSLYKTVEELSTVAEKLKRENAALKASLKASEESYLHQLERRPLCLIL is encoded by the exons ATGTCGAATATGAAAGTTTGCGCGCTGTTCAGACCTCTGAATTCGAAGGAACTCTCTGAGTTTCGCGATGCTGTCTCTGTTCAAGGCATTACCTCTGAGTCCTTCGTAATCAAG GATGAAAAGGAACAGGAATTTGATTTTACGTTCGACAGAGTTTTCTATCAAGGATCTGAACAAGCTGATATATATGAATTTCTAGCTCTGCCTATAGTCCAAG GTGCTGTAGATGCAATAAATGGTACGATTATCAATTACGGACAG ACCGGAGCAGGAAAGACATATAGCATGGAG GGACCAAGCATTCTAGATTGTGAAAGCAAGAACAAAGGACTATTGCAGAGGGTAGTGGATGGGCTTTTTATGGCCATAATGAATTCGGAGAAACCAATCAAATACACAATCAAATTATCAATG GTAGAGATCTACATGGAGAAAGTAAG GGATCTGCTTGATTTATCGAAGGACAATATACAGATAAAAGAGAGCAAAGTACACGGAATAATTCTAAGTGGAGCAACAGAA GTAGCTATATCCGACTCTGCAGAAGCACTACAAAATTTATCT AGTGGGATAGCTAATAGGGCAGTTGGAGAAACAC AAATGAATATGTCGAGCAGCAGAAGCCATTGCCTTTACATATTTACTGTCCACCAGGAGCTGACAAAGGATAAAAG GACCAAATTTGGAAAGCTGATACTCGTTGACTTGGCTGGGTCTGAAAAAGTTGATAAGACTGGAGCTGAAGGtaaaattcttgaagaagcaaAGACCATCAATCAGTCCCTCACAGCACTTGGGAAAGTGATAAATGCTATGACTAGCAGTGCTCCAGGAAAGCCAACTCATATTCCTTATCGTGATTCTAAGCTCACTCGGATCCTACAAGATTCTCTT GGGGGATACTCTCAGACTGCATTACTTTGCTGTTGCTCTCCAAGCCCTTACAATGCTTCAGAGAGCCTCTCCACCCTGCGATTCGGTGCTAG AGCAAAGCATATAAAGGCATCAGTACATGTTAGTTGCAAGGAAGATCTAGACAATAACAAGGAAGCAACCGTCTCAACCAATGGAGATGAGTCCAGGGAGAGGATATTGGCCAAG CTGAGAGTGAGAATGACTGCCGAAGATGTTCAATTGCTTGAGGAATTATTTGTACTGGAGGGGATTTTCTATGATCCCAATTCAGTTGAGGAGATAGAAGCTGCATATGAAGATATTACGTCAAGGACAATCTCATCATTATATAAAACCGTGGAAGAGCTGAGTACAGTTGCGGAGAAG TTGAAGAGGGAGAATGCCGCTCTTAAGGCCAGCTTGAAAGCTTCAGAAGAGTCTTATCTACATCAACTCGAAAGAAGGCCGCTCTGCTTGATTCTCTGA
- the LOC104097574 gene encoding GDSL esterase/lipase At1g54790, producing MASSTTCFLHILALFFICFPLANTIDFDYPAVFNFGDSNSDTGGLVAGVGDRLEPPNGQTYFQKPSGRFCDGRLIIDFLMDAMDLPFLNSYLDSIGAPTFRKGANFAAAGSTILPATASSVSPFSFGIQVAQFFRFKNRVLEIQAKTRKYDKYVPAQDFFQKGLYMFDIGQNDLAGGFYSKTLDQILASIPTILVEFEDGVKRLYDLGARNFWVHNTGPLGCLGQNIAKFGTDASKLDELGCVSSHNQAAKILNLQLYALCKKLQGQYTDANITHVDIFTIKSNLIANNSRYGFEQPLMACCGYGGPPLNYDSRVACGQTKVVDGNNVTAKACNDSSEYINWDGIHYTETANQLVASQILTGKYSDPPFADKMPFLLKLKF from the exons ATGGCTTCTTCAACCACTTGTTTTCTCCACATTCTTGCCCTCTTCTTCATCTGTTTTCCCCTGGCCAATACCATAGATTTCGATTACCCTGCAGTCTTCAACTTTGGTGATTCAAATTCTGATACAGGAGGGCTTGTTGCAGGCGTTGGTGATCGCCTGGAGCCACCTAATGGACAGACTTATTTCCAGAAACCATCTGGGAGGTTCTGTGATGGCCGGCTAATCATCGATTTCTTGA TGGATGCAATGGACCTGCCATTCTTGAACTCCTATTTGGATTCCATTGGTGCACCAACTTTCAGAAAAGGAGCTAACTTTGCAGCTGCTGGTTCAACCATACTTCCTGCCACTGCATCATCTGTTAGCCCTTTTTCATTTGGGATTCAAGTTGCTCAGTTTTTCAGGTTCAAGAATCGGGTTCTCGAAATCCAAGCTAAGA CCAGAAAATATGATAAGTATGTTCCAGCTCAAGATTTTTTCCAGAAAGGTCTTTATATGTTCGATATAGGCCAGAATGATCTTGCTGGTGGATTTTATTCCAAGACATTGGATCAAATTCTAGCTTCAATTCCAACAATTCTTGTAGAATTTGAAGATGGTGTCAAG AGATTGTATGACCTAGGAGCCAGGAATTTCTGGGTTCATAACACCGGTCCTTTGGGTTGCTTAGGTCAGAATATAGCCAAATTTGGAACTGATGCATCAAAGTTGGATGAACTAGGATGTGTTAGCTCACATAATCAAGCTGCAAAAATTTTGAACCTGCAGCTTTACGCTCTTTGCAAGAAGCTGCAGGGCCAGTATACAGATGCAAATATCACTCATGTCGATATTTTCACCATCAAGTCTAATCTGATAGCAAATAATTCCCGATATG GATTTGAGCAGCCCTTAATGGCTTGCTGTGGATATGGAGGACCTCCACTCAACTATGACAGCAGGGTTGCCTGTGGTCAGACAAAGGTGGTTGATGGAAACAATGTCACGGCCAAAGCATGCAATGACAGTAGTGAATATATCAATTGGGATGGAATTCACTACACAGAAACTGCAAATCAGTTGGTTGCCTCACAAATTCTCACCGGAAAATACTCCGATCCACCCTTTGCAGACAAGATGCCTTTCCTTCTTAAACTGAAGTTTTGA
- the LOC104097575 gene encoding UPF0603 protein At1g54780, chloroplastic, with protein sequence METILSPPSLCPLFNPKTASLLKPFLPLSHLPRSSSISSAKPICCSLKKQASKIDKDSSFSIPKSWFSSVQQGLAAVAISLALNFCPVVLSGSALASEFDVLNEGPPKDSYVVDDAGVLSRVTKSDLKALLSDVEKRKGFHINFITVRKLTSKADAFEYADTVLEKWYPSVEQGNDKGIVVLITSQKEGAITGGPEFVKAVGDTVLDATVSENLPVLATEEKYNEAIYSTAKRLVAAIDGLPDPGGPQLKDNKRESNFKSREETDEKRGQFTLVVGGLLVIAFVVPMAQYYAYVSKK encoded by the exons ATGGAAACCATTCTCTCCCCTCCTTCTCTTTGTCCTCTCTTCAACCCCAAAACAGCTTCCCTTTTAAAGCCTTTTCTTCCCCTCTCTCACTTACCTagatcaagttcaataagttcaGCTAAGCCAATTTGCTGCAGCCTCAAGAAACAAGCTTCCAAGATTGACAAAGACTCATCTTTTTCAATACCCAAAAGTTGGTTTTCCAGTGTTCAGCAAGGATTAGCTGCTGTAGCTATTTCTTTAGCCCTCAATTTTTGTCCAGTTGTGTTATCTGGTTCTGCATTGGCTTCTGAATTTGATGTGCTAAATGAAGGTCCTCCAAAGGACTCCTATGTGGTTGATGATGCTGGTGTACTTAGTAGGGTGACAAAGTCTGATTTGAAGGCATTGTTGTCTGATGTGGAGAAGAGAAAAGGCTTCCACATTAATTTCATCACTGTCCGCAAACTCACT agcAAAGCTGATGCTTTTGAGTACGCTGATACTGTTTTGGAGAAGTGGTACCCGAGTGTTGAGCAAGGAAATGACAAGGGTATAGTTGTGCTCATTACAAGTCAAAAGGAAGGCGCGATAACTGGTGGTCCTGAATTTGTAAAGGCTGTTGGAGACACTGTTCTTGATGCTACTGTCTCAGAGAACCTTCCAG TCTTGGCTACTGAAGAGAAGTACAATGAAGCAATTTACAGCACTGCCAAACGTCTTGTTGCTGCCATTGATGGCCTTCCTGATCCTGGGGGTCCCCAGCTCAAGGATAATAAAAGAGAATCCAATTTCAAATCCAGAGAGGAAACAGATGAGAAAAGAGGACAATTCACACTTGTCGTTGGTGGCTTGTTAGTGATTGCTTTCGTTGTTCCCATGGCTCAATACTATGCATATGTTTCAAAGAAGTGA